A section of the Deinococcus humi genome encodes:
- a CDS encoding SMI1/KNR4 family protein, whose amino-acid sequence MDPAEAVIDRIEARVRRRLGEPSRHLGPTGQPKASAFVFRRGDAQGVPEPVVQALETRLGGRLPAVYRAFLRRLGRRPLELFRGSDLTDPERPEEYEEILAEMLALNPEFVWPPSAHVILTHQGYHLAYVLADGSHDGPVWSLTEGQPGCLADSFEAYLETEAGYIS is encoded by the coding sequence ATGGATCCAGCCGAGGCCGTGATCGACCGGATTGAAGCCCGCGTGCGCCGCAGGCTGGGCGAGCCTTCCCGACATCTGGGCCCGACGGGTCAACCGAAGGCCAGCGCTTTTGTGTTCCGACGGGGGGACGCCCAGGGCGTGCCAGAGCCCGTGGTACAGGCGTTAGAAACGCGTCTGGGTGGACGATTGCCGGCAGTCTACCGGGCGTTCCTGCGGCGTCTCGGGCGCCGGCCACTGGAGCTGTTCAGAGGCAGTGACTTGACCGATCCGGAGCGGCCCGAAGAATACGAGGAGATCCTCGCGGAAATGCTGGCGCTCAATCCGGAATTTGTGTGGCCCCCATCAGCACATGTGATCCTGACCCACCAGGGGTATCACCTCGCCTACGTGCTGGCCGATGGCAGCCACGATGGACCCGTATGGTCCCTGACGGAAGGGCAGCCTGGGTGCTTGGCGGACTCCTTTGAGGCTTATCTGGAAACCGAGGCGGGATACATTTCCTGA
- a CDS encoding DEAD/DEAH box helicase, whose product MSYFAEQPPLLLPSRPAANGLRRAQHGALQAVGAHFTSSHEPCLLVLPTGSGKTAVMTAVPFFVPESGSPRVLVLTPSRVVRKQVVDEFRSLSNLRATGLLTTTFAPKVLELTSSCRTPEDWEDLRNYDVVVSTQIPVSPREGKVCPPPPDLFQLVLVDEAHHASADTWKRALDAQPNARHVLLTATPYRRDRRELKANLIYAYSLRQAVVDRVFQPIQFIPVSAEFGEDDQRLCEAARELVETDRQHQKEARIIVRTDRIQHAKTLVELYRQHGLKVEALYAETGKHLDRILSQLEAGELDGIVAVGMLGEGFDLPALKIAVVHTPHKSLASTLQFVGRIARQAPERYGAPRFLAVPRAVNDMTSALYGEDPDWAELIPNLADAAIDGERGHRRFVKRFDRRDGTADAISLYGLRPYLSGTVYDLEDPVNLSTPVKVKGTTLLTHEVIEDGSLAVFVTGRPDEPRWAGHGDLVYSDFHLTVYYHYAEANLLLEHSTSDEIAKTIRTQIAGPQCAPVSKGRLSGVLDGQKVVYVQLGLGKTGALGDSVADYTSYASSGNLAQAVQANAARVSTPHHVFAKVDGARYVGFSGSGKVYSNYRGTLEQFLTWSTEVTRIVDNSDGILRLPGLPEDFQTRPVDQLPAAPIAVAFDHETYQRNAQFRWDDEQRLDILDATLHVLQADQHTVILDILDGFGQRRCGIHYDCRRKQPLLPNGPGDSALVTLESANGLNETLSFGQYLQRYPLTFFLQDGSTVFGNELKPLSSLYTDLPDECYVDHVNGWDDCEVLKEFWTDGEDRSRYAGRLSVQEAVVAHAQQTLDNPWVLIDHGKGEMADVIAIGRAGARFRLQFYHCKGAKPPKKAPKYTRPLMGRRVDDLYEVTGQAIKGTRWVRHPLLIDEFRRRLGDRMFEVTGREEEFRAWLNQASVMQLDYEMLVVQPALRVFERQDHAPDRCTRLLLAALAWTQGQNVRFSMLGWNRPDQIAAWHSSLDD is encoded by the coding sequence GTGTCGTATTTCGCTGAGCAGCCCCCGCTGTTGTTACCGTCGCGTCCTGCGGCGAACGGACTTCGCCGCGCGCAACACGGCGCGTTACAGGCCGTCGGCGCCCACTTCACGTCGTCGCACGAGCCGTGTCTCCTGGTCCTTCCCACCGGCTCCGGCAAGACTGCCGTGATGACTGCGGTTCCCTTCTTTGTTCCGGAGTCTGGCTCACCCCGGGTGCTGGTGCTGACTCCTTCGCGGGTGGTCCGCAAACAGGTGGTCGATGAATTCAGATCTCTCTCCAACCTGCGGGCCACCGGGCTACTGACCACCACGTTTGCGCCGAAAGTCCTCGAGCTGACGAGTTCCTGCCGAACGCCAGAGGACTGGGAAGATCTCCGCAACTACGACGTGGTGGTGTCCACGCAGATTCCCGTCAGCCCACGCGAAGGCAAGGTCTGTCCGCCCCCGCCTGATCTCTTCCAGCTGGTGTTGGTTGACGAAGCGCACCACGCTTCCGCTGACACTTGGAAACGTGCACTGGACGCCCAGCCCAACGCGCGCCACGTGCTCCTGACCGCCACCCCATACCGACGGGACCGCCGCGAGCTCAAGGCCAACCTGATTTACGCCTACTCGCTACGCCAGGCCGTGGTCGACCGCGTCTTCCAACCCATTCAGTTCATTCCTGTCTCGGCCGAATTTGGCGAAGACGACCAGCGCCTATGTGAAGCGGCGCGCGAACTCGTTGAAACGGACCGGCAGCACCAGAAGGAAGCGCGCATTATCGTGCGCACAGACCGGATCCAACACGCCAAAACCCTTGTTGAGCTTTACCGCCAGCATGGGCTCAAGGTCGAAGCGCTTTACGCCGAAACCGGGAAGCACCTTGATCGGATTTTGAGCCAACTGGAGGCCGGGGAACTCGACGGCATCGTGGCGGTGGGCATGCTTGGGGAAGGGTTTGACCTGCCCGCCCTGAAAATCGCGGTCGTGCACACGCCCCATAAGTCGCTCGCCAGTACCCTGCAGTTCGTTGGCCGGATCGCCCGTCAAGCTCCTGAACGGTACGGGGCACCGCGCTTTCTCGCGGTGCCTCGGGCAGTCAATGACATGACGAGCGCCCTCTACGGTGAGGATCCGGACTGGGCGGAACTTATTCCGAACCTCGCGGATGCCGCCATCGACGGGGAGCGTGGCCACCGCCGGTTCGTGAAACGATTCGATCGCCGGGACGGCACGGCGGACGCTATCTCCCTGTATGGTTTGCGGCCGTACCTGTCAGGCACGGTGTATGACCTGGAAGACCCTGTCAACCTCTCGACACCGGTCAAGGTCAAAGGAACGACCCTGCTCACGCACGAGGTCATTGAGGACGGGAGCCTGGCGGTCTTTGTCACTGGCCGACCCGACGAGCCCCGCTGGGCCGGGCACGGGGACCTGGTGTACTCAGACTTCCACCTGACGGTGTACTACCACTACGCTGAAGCCAACTTGCTGCTGGAACACAGCACCAGCGACGAGATCGCCAAAACGATTCGCACTCAGATTGCCGGGCCGCAGTGCGCGCCTGTTTCCAAAGGACGGCTGTCCGGCGTGCTGGACGGACAAAAGGTTGTCTATGTGCAACTGGGTCTCGGGAAGACCGGCGCCCTTGGGGACTCGGTGGCCGATTACACGAGTTACGCCTCAAGCGGTAACTTGGCGCAGGCGGTGCAGGCCAACGCCGCGCGCGTTTCCACGCCACATCACGTGTTTGCCAAAGTGGATGGCGCGCGTTACGTGGGATTCAGCGGCTCTGGCAAGGTGTACTCGAATTACCGGGGCACGCTGGAGCAGTTTCTGACGTGGAGCACCGAGGTGACCCGCATTGTCGACAACAGTGACGGCATTCTGCGGTTGCCTGGCCTTCCAGAAGATTTCCAGACCCGGCCTGTGGACCAGCTCCCCGCCGCCCCGATCGCCGTTGCGTTTGATCACGAAACCTACCAGCGCAATGCCCAGTTCCGGTGGGACGACGAGCAGAGGCTCGACATTCTCGACGCCACTCTGCACGTCTTGCAGGCCGATCAGCATACGGTGATCCTCGATATCCTCGATGGCTTTGGGCAGCGGCGGTGTGGCATTCACTACGACTGCCGGCGCAAGCAGCCGCTCTTGCCGAATGGGCCGGGCGACTCCGCTCTGGTGACCCTGGAGAGCGCCAATGGCCTCAACGAGACATTGTCCTTCGGTCAGTACCTACAACGCTATCCGCTGACCTTCTTTCTGCAGGACGGCTCGACGGTGTTCGGCAATGAATTGAAACCCCTATCGAGCCTGTACACGGACCTGCCAGACGAGTGTTACGTCGACCACGTGAACGGCTGGGACGACTGCGAGGTGCTCAAGGAGTTCTGGACCGATGGCGAGGACCGGTCACGGTACGCCGGCCGCTTGAGCGTACAGGAAGCCGTTGTGGCACACGCCCAGCAGACATTGGATAACCCCTGGGTCTTGATCGATCATGGCAAAGGGGAAATGGCCGATGTGATCGCCATCGGTCGGGCGGGGGCTCGTTTCAGGCTGCAGTTCTACCATTGCAAGGGCGCGAAGCCGCCTAAGAAGGCACCGAAATACACGCGGCCACTTATGGGGCGGCGGGTGGATGATCTCTACGAGGTCACCGGACAGGCGATCAAAGGCACGCGCTGGGTGCGGCACCCGCTGTTGATCGATGAATTTCGGCGACGCTTGGGGGACCGGATGTTTGAGGTGACTGGGCGTGAAGAGGAATTCCGTGCTTGGCTCAATCAGGCGAGTGTGATGCAACTCGACTATGAAATGCTGGTTGTTCAACCGGCCCTACGGGTGTTCGAGCGTCAGGACCATGCCCCGGATCGGTGCACTCGCCTCCTTCTGGCTGCCCTGGCCTGGACTCAAGGTCAGAACGTCAGATTCAGCATGCTGGGGTGGAACCGCCCGGATCAGATTGCTGCTTGGCATTCTTCACTCGACGACTAA
- a CDS encoding glycosaminoglycan attachment protein, translated as MSDPFALVVPEDRACEAFRTTRDNPGAAPAKAEICRIFQTFHDADGNFLEQLQTTAFDARIFELYLHAYFQEAGFRVLREHDRPDFIVEHQGLQVCIEATTVNPSGALDQRAEGLSLKDRQGGELPIRFGGPLYSKLKKRYWDLPHVKGRPLVLAVEAFFSEDALHFSDSALVNYLFGITQTFHYTPDGQLVVQQHPVESHEVGGKVIPSGFFSQPDSEHISAVMFTNSGTQPKFNRMGFIRGNYPNISMIRVGKYYDITPNASEPLDLKFDVKQAPYQETYGNGLSIALNPNARVPLPRDFFPGAAQHYMDQGTLYTDTPEFHPFVSVTMVFVKE; from the coding sequence ATGTCTGATCCCTTTGCTTTGGTCGTGCCGGAAGACAGAGCCTGCGAGGCATTTCGCACGACTAGGGACAACCCAGGAGCAGCGCCGGCCAAGGCGGAAATCTGCCGCATCTTTCAAACGTTTCACGATGCCGACGGCAACTTCCTCGAGCAGTTGCAGACCACGGCATTCGATGCCCGTATCTTCGAGCTTTACCTTCACGCCTATTTTCAAGAGGCTGGATTTAGGGTGCTACGCGAACATGACCGGCCGGACTTCATCGTGGAGCATCAGGGCCTGCAGGTCTGCATCGAGGCGACCACGGTCAATCCGAGCGGGGCACTCGATCAGCGGGCCGAAGGTCTCTCGCTGAAAGATAGGCAGGGTGGAGAACTCCCAATCCGGTTCGGAGGTCCGCTGTACAGCAAACTCAAGAAACGATACTGGGACCTGCCACACGTCAAGGGCCGCCCATTGGTACTGGCGGTTGAGGCATTTTTTAGCGAGGATGCTCTTCATTTCAGTGACTCTGCACTCGTCAATTATCTGTTCGGCATCACCCAAACATTTCATTACACCCCAGACGGCCAACTCGTCGTTCAACAACACCCTGTCGAGTCCCATGAGGTTGGCGGCAAGGTGATTCCCTCAGGATTCTTCTCCCAACCAGATTCTGAGCACATCTCCGCAGTTATGTTCACCAATAGCGGTACACAGCCCAAGTTCAATCGGATGGGATTTATCCGAGGGAATTACCCTAACATCAGCATGATTCGTGTTGGGAAGTACTATGACATAACGCCGAATGCCAGCGAACCGTTAGATCTGAAATTCGACGTGAAACAAGCGCCTTATCAAGAGACATATGGCAATGGTCTGAGCATTGCCTTGAATCCGAATGCGCGCGTTCCCCTCCCGCGTGACTTCTTTCCAGGGGCGGCGCAGCATTACATGGACCAAGGGACTCTGTATACCGATACCCCGGAATTTCATCCGTTTGTCTCCGTCACCATGGTTTTTGTCAAAGAGTAG